One Eubacterium sp. AB3007 genomic window, AAGCAGGATGCTGTGCCCGGTGGATGATCTCTTCCGAGATGGTAGGCACTGTGGGGAAGTTCATGTCCGCTACCCACATAGGGATCAGGTCGTACCCTTCCCGAATCGTTCCCTTGGGAGCGATGCCATAGGGATCCTCCTCCGGAGCGACCGCGATAGCGTCCATTCCACGGCGATCCAATATACTGGTAAAATCAAATTTTGGTGACATTTCTGTCTGTTTCCTCCTGTGAGTGCATTTCTATTGTGTAGGGTTGTTGATCAGAACATAGTCCAGGGCCTGCGCCAGCTGATCTGCACAGGAGGTTCCTCTTCCACCGCAGTCATTTCCTCTAAGCTTGTCTGCCGCCTCTTTCGCCGGCATGCCCTCCAGCAGGATGCCGAGCGCCTTCAGGTTTCCATTGCATCCGCCTTCGTATTGCAGATTATGGATCCTCTTCTCGCCATCCAGTTCAAAATTGATCAGTCTCGAACACACGCCCTGTGGCTTAAACGCATATCCCGCCATAATTATCGTTCTCCTTTCAAGATGTCTTCCAGTCCAGCCGTCATCAGCGCCTGTACATCAGCGCCCTGAATGTCCAGCCCTTCTACTCTGTATTCCCTGAATTCCTCGATGCCAAGCATCCTTCCGATCCCACGGAGATAATCATACCCCAGATCAAGGTCTCCGATAGGCCCACCGGCCGTGGTGATATAGGTCAGCCTCTTCGCCGGACAAAGCCCCTCGTAACCGAACGCAGTCTCCTGGAACGTGAGCCCTGT contains:
- a CDS encoding TIGR03905 family TSCPD domain-containing protein, producing MAGYAFKPQGVCSRLINFELDGEKRIHNLQYEGGCNGNLKALGILLEGMPAKEAADKLRGNDCGGRGTSCADQLAQALDYVLINNPTQ